In Tachypleus tridentatus isolate NWPU-2018 chromosome 7, ASM421037v1, whole genome shotgun sequence, a genomic segment contains:
- the LOC143258255 gene encoding uncharacterized protein LOC143258255 has translation MNCTILALYVLLPAKSEQCYNMLFNAMKDLQERLNPQTIMCDFELAAVNVTRANFLDANITECFFHLSQCLWRKIQTLGYTAAYQEENGEFATWARCILSLAFVPVDGVVASFETLIANNDFHRVVGERAPDLVDYFENTWIDRPHRQRAVGRKNPPFPIRLWNVRGRTIQGLGRTNNIIEGWHHKMNKLEGIRAPNLFI, from the coding sequence ATGAATTGCACGATACTAGCGCTCTATGTCTTATTACCTGCAAAAAGTGagcaatgttacaacatgttatttAATGCTATGAAGGACTTACAAGAAAGACTTAATCCACAAACCATCATGTGCGACTTCGAACTAGCGGCGGTAAACGTTACCCGTGCCAATTTTCTAGATGCCAATATCACTGAATGCTTTTTTCATCTGAGCCAATGTTTGTGGCGCAAAATTCAGACCCTCGGCTATACAGCCGCATATCAAGAAGAAAACGGAGAGTTTGCGACTTGGGCACGTTGCATACTATCGCTTGCTTTCGTGCCCGTTGATGGTGTTGTCGCAAGTTTTGAAACATTGATTGCCAACAATGACTTTCATCGAGTAGTAGGGGAGAGAGCACCAGATCTGGTGGACTATTTTGAGAACACCTGGATCGATAGACCTCATCGACAACGCGCTGTTGGGCGGAAAAACCCACCCTTCCCAATTCGCCTCTGGAACGTGCGTGGAAGGACAATCCAAGGTCTCGGACGCACGAACAATATAATAGAAGGGTGGCATCACAAAATGAACAAGTTAGAAGGAATCCGAGCCCCCAACCTGTTCATTTGA